The genomic DNA CCGGTGCGTCAGCATCCGGCCCGCCGCCGACACCATGGCCTGGGTCAGCATCCTGCTGCCCGTGGCCCACGGCGTGTCGATCTACGCCACCCTCAAACGCGCCGCCGACACCACCAGTGACGGCCGCAGCCGCGGCCAGGTCATGGCCGACACGGCCGTGGAACGCATTACTGGCCGCCCCGCCGACGTCCCGGTCCCGGTGACCGTCGACGTGGTGATCACCGACGAGACCCTGCTCGGTGGGGACACCGAACCCGCCCGCGTTCCCGGGTACGGACCGATCCCCGCCACCGTGGCACGACACCTGATCTCCAACGCAGTGGGCGACGAGCGGTCGCGGGCGACGCTGCGCCGGCTCTACCGCCACCCGAAGACCGGGGCGCTGGTGACGATGGAGTCCCGCGCCCGGCTGTTCCCGAAGGCGTTGGCGGCGTTCATCGCGCTGCGCGACGACACCTGTCGCACCCCGTACTGCAACGCACCCATCCGCCACACCGACCACGCCGTTCCCGACTCCCGTGGCGGGCCCACCACCGGACTCAACGGCAACGGACTGTGCGAAGCGTGCAACTACGCCAAGGAAGCACCCGGCTGGCGCGTCCGCACCCGCGACCAACATGGCTGTCACACAACCGACGTCACCACACCCACCGGCACCACCTACACCGGCAAGGCCCCACCACTACCCGGCCGCAACACCGAACACGTCACCGAAATCGACGTCGCACGCTTCCGAGTGGTGGTGCGCCGCGCGGCCTAGTTCGGCGAGGGGGGCGGCGGCTGGTACGGCGGTGGCGGGTACGGAGGCGGCTGCTGTGAAGGGGGCGGTGGCGGCGGCTGATACGGCGGCGGTGGCGGCGGCCCGTCCGGATACGGCACATCGGGTTGTTCGGGCGGAGCGAAGCCCCACTTGTCGGGGTTCTTCGGCGAGTACACGACGGGGATGAGCTGACCCATGGTCGGCCAGGCGTTCACGTCGACGGCCATCTGCTGATACACGACGTGCTCGTTGACCGTCGGGCCGTTGATGACGCCGGTGATCGTGACGAACTGCTCGCCTTCGGCATTGGCAGGTCGCGGACTGAGCCCCGTCACCAGCAGCGTTCCGTGCGCCAATCCGGCGCCGCGGGCCCCGCCGCCCCCGAATCCACCTCCCCCGGGCCCGCGATTGCGGAGTCGAGGCACCACGATCATCGCCAGCACGCCGAGGATGACCACTATCGCGAGGAATTCGAACACACCGCCCATGGTAGGACTCTTGCCATGAGCACCGTTTCCGATGACATCACGCTCGCCCTCCGAATGGCCGACGAGGCCGACGCCATGACGATGGACCGGTTCGGCGCACTGGATCTGCAGATCGAGACCAAGCCCGACCTCACTCCGGTCACCGACGCCGACCGCGGCGCCGAGGAGGCGTTGCGCGAGGTGATCTCGCGCGAGCGCCCCGGCGACGCGCTACTCGGCGAAGAGTTCGGCGGCACAGCGGTTTTCGAGGGCCGCCAGTGGGTGCTCGACCCGATCGACGGCACGAAGAACTTCGTCCGCGGCGTCCCCGTCTGGTCGACGCTGATCTCGCTGCTCGAGGATGGCGTACCGACCGTGGGCGTCGTCAGCGCACCGGCACTGGGACGCCGGTGGTGGGCCGGCACGGGCGAGGGCGCCTTCACGTCGTTCGCCGGCAGGACGCGCCCCATCTCGGTCTCGAAGGTCGGCGACATCGAGTCGGCCAGCCTGTCGTATTCGGACCTCGTCGGCTGGGAAGGCAAGCGCTCGCGCTTCCTCGACCTGACCGAAGCCGTCTGGCGGGTCCGCGGCTACGGCGACTTCTGGTCGTACTGCCTGCTGGCAGAGGGCGCGGTGGACGTCGTCGCCGAACCCGAGGTGAAGTTGTGGGACCTCGCCGCCATCGACGTGCTGGTGCGCGAGGCAGGCGGGCGGTTCACCAACCTCGACGGTGCTCCGGGCCCCCACGGTGGCAGTGCCGTCGCCACGAACGGTCTGTTGCACGACGCGGTGCTCGCCAGGCTGTCGGCGTCCTGACCACCGTGTGACGGCTCTAACAGAGCGCGTCTATCTTACTCGGGAGTAAGATACGGTCAGATTGCATTGCCCCAACGACGCGAGGCTGCGACATGACCAACACCCTGCCGTCCAAGAGCGGAACCAACCAGCGCCCCCGACGCGCCGGATCCGAGAGCGGCATCGGCCTGCAACGGCCCAAGCGCACGGCGACGTCCATCGGGCTCGCCCTCGTCACTCCCCTGGTCGGTCAGGAGTTCCTCGACCGCTACGGCCTGCGCGACCCGCTCAACCGCGGTCTGCGCTACGGCGTGAAGACGGCGTTCTCGGCACTCGGCGCGTCCACCCGCCAGTTCAAGCGGGTGCAGGGCGGCGGCAAGCCCCCGACCCGGTTGAAGCCGAGCGGCGCGGACTACTTCGACCTCACCCCCGACGACGACCAGAAGATGATCGTCGAGACGGTCTCCGAGTTCGCCGAGGAGATCCTGCGGCCCGCCGCCCACGACGCCGACGCGGCCGCGACGTACCCGCAGGGCCTCATCGCCAAGGCCGCCGAACTCGGCATCACCGCGATTAACGTCCCCGAGGACTTCGACGGCATCGCCGAGCACCGCAGCACCGTCACCAACGCCCTGGTCGCCGAGGCGCTCGCATACGGGGACATGGGTCAGGCATTGCCGATCCTGGCCCCCGGCGGTGTGGCGTCGGCCCTGACCCACTGGGGTAGCGCGGATCAGCAGGCCACCTACCTCAACGAGTTCGCAGGCGAGAGCGTGCCGCAGGCATGCGTCGCCATCGCCGAGCCGCATGCACTGTTCGATCCGACCGCACTGAAGACCACCGCGGTACGGACCCCCAGCGGCTACCGCCTCTCGGGCGTGAAGTCGCTGGTACCCGCAGCCGCCGACGCCGAACTGTTCATCGTCGCCGCGCAGCTCAACGGCAAGCCTGCACTGTTCATCGTCGAGTCGGCCTCCGAGGGCCTCACGGTCAAGGCCGACCCCAGCATGGGCATCCGCGCCGCCGCGCTGGGCCGCGTCGAATTGAACGACGTGGCCGTGCCGCTGCACAATCGGCTAGGTGAGGACGACGCCAGCGACTCGGACTACTCCGAGGCGATTGCGCTGGCCCGATTGGGTTGGGCCGCACTGGCAGTCGGCACCTCGCACGCGGTGCTCGACTACGTCGTGCCCTACGTCAAGGAACGCGAGGCGTTCGGCGAACCCATCGCGCGCAGGCAGGCCGTCGCCTTCATGTGCGCCAACATCGCCATCGAACTCGACGGCCTCCGCCTGATCACCTGGCGAGGCGCCGCGCGCGCCGAGCAAGGCCTGTCGTTCGCGCGAGAAGCAGCGCTGGCCAAGCGCATCGCCACCGACAAGGGCATGCAGATCGGCCTCGACGGCGTCCAGCTGCTCGGCGGCCACGGCTTCACCAAGGAGCACCCGGTGGAGCGTTGGTATCGCGACCTGCGGGCTCTCGGCGTCGCCGAGGGTGTCGTCGTCCTCTAACGGCCACGCAACACACCAGGAACGGAAAACCAGTCATGGCAATCAATCTCGAAATGCCGAAGAAGTTGCAGGCCGTCATCGACATGGCCCACGAGGGCGCCGCGGAGATGCTGCGGCCGATCTCGCGCAAGTACGACCTGGCCGAACACGCCTATCCCGTCGAGCTGGACACCCTCGCCGACCTGTTCGAGGGAATCACCGAGGCCAACACCATCTCCTTCGCGGGCACCGATGCCTTTCGCGGCGTCGACGGGCCGAAGGAAAACGTGAACGGCGCCAACATGTCTGCGCTCGTGAACGCGCTCGAGATCAGCTGGGGCGACGTCGCCCTGCTGCTGTCGGTGCCCTTCCAGGGCTTGGGCAATGCCGCCCTGTCGGGTGTCGCCACCGACGAACAACTCGAACGCCTCGGCAAGGTATGGGCCGCAATGGCCATCACCGAGCCCAGCTTCGGGTCGGACTCGGCCGCCGTCTCCACCACCGCGAAGCTCGACGGCGACGAGTACGTCATCAACGGCGAGAAGATCTACGTCACCGCGGGCGCCCGCGCGAGCCACATCGTCGTGTGGGCGACGCTGGACAAGTCCAAGGGCCGTGCCGCGATCAAGTCGTTCATCGTGCCGCGCGACCACCCCGGCGTCTCGGTCGAGCGGCTCGAGCACAAGCTGGGCATCAAGGCGTCCGACACCGCCGCCATCCGCTTCGACAACGCGCGGATTCCCAAGGAGAACCTGCTCGGCAACCCGGACATCCAGGTGGACAAGGGGTTTGCGGGCGTCATGGAGACGTTCGACAACACCCGGCCCATCGTGGCGGCGATGGCCGTCGGCGTCGCACGGGCGTCGCTCGAGGAACTCCGCAAGATCCTCACCGAGGCCGGGGTCGAGATCTCCTACGACAAGCCGGCACACGCGCAGAATGCCGCGGCCGCGGAGTTCCTCCGCATGGAGGCCGAGTGGGAGTCCGGTTACCTGCTGACGCTGCGCTCGGCGTGGCAGGCGGACAACAAGATCCCGAACTCCAAGGAGGCGTCGATGGGCAAGGCGAAGGCCGCACGCGTCGCCTCCGACGTCACGCTGAAGACCGTGGAACTGGCCGGCACCACCGGCTACTCCGAGGAAATGCTGCTGGAGAAGTGGGCCCGCGACTCCAAGATCCTCGACATCTTCGAGGGCACCCAGCAGATCCAGCAGCTCGTCGTCGCTCGCCGGCTGCTCGGCCTGTCTTCTGCAGAGCTGAAGTAACCCAGACCCGCTGTCCCGACGCGCTAGCGTCGGGACATGGATTCCTTCAACGCTCTCGTCGCCCGGCAGGACGGCGATCGGATCACCACGGCCATCGAGACACTGAGCCACGACGACCTGCCGCCGGGTGACGTCACGATCCGGGTTGCCTACTCCAGCGTGAACTTCAAGGACGCGCTCGCCGTCACTCCCAAGGGTGGCGTCGTGCGCGACTACCCCATCGTTCCGGGCATCGATCTCGCGGGCGAGGTCGTCGACTCGCAGTCCCCGGACTTCAACGTCGGCGACCAGGTGCTGGCGCACGGCTACGACATCGGTACCGCGAAGCACGGCGGCTACGCCGAGTACGCCCGGCTGCCCGCCGACCAGGTGGTCCATCTCGGCGCACTGAGCGCAGACGACGCCATGGCCATCGGCACGGCAGGCTTCACCGCCGCGCTGAGCGTCCAAGCACTCGTCGACCGTGGCATCACACCGGACGACGGCGAGATCGTCGTCACCGGCGCCACGGGCGGCGTGGGATCGCTCTCGATCGACCTCCTGGCATCCGCGGGCTACACGGTCGTGGCGTCGACCGGCAAGCAGGACGCCTCCGACCACCTCAGGGCGCTGGGCGCCAGCGAGGTGATCCCCCGGCTGCCCGAGGACCCCGACGCCAAGCCCCGGCCCCTGAACAAGACGCGATGGGCCGGCGCCGTGGACTGCGTCGGCGGCGCCACGCTGGCCCACGTCCTGAGCACCGTCGCGTACGGCGGCGCCGTGGCCGCGAGCGGGCTGACGGGCGGCCCGGCACTCAACACCACCGTGATGCCGTTCATCCTGCGCGGAGTGGCGCTGCTGGGCATCGACTCGGTCCTGCTACCCATCGAGCCGCGGCGGGAGCTGTGGCAGCGGCTGGGCGACTCGATGCGACCTCAGCACCTCGACAACGTAAAACACCCCGTCGATGTCAAGGACGTGGTGTCCGTGATCGACGAGGTGCGGGCCGGCCGTTACTCCGGCCGGGGTGTGGTGCGGGTGGCGGGCGGTTTCTAAGCGCCCGCCACCCCACTCACATCAGGCGACCAGCACGCGCTGGAGGTCGGGCTTCATCTGCTGAAGCTGCTGACCCCAGTACGCCCAGGCGTGGGTACCGGCATCGGGGAAGTTGAAGACCCCGTTCTTGCCACCGGCAGCGATGTAGTTGTCCTGGAAGGTGCGGTTGGTACGCACGGTCAGACCCTCGAGGAACTTGGCGGGCAGGTTGCCGCCGCCGAGCTCGTTGGGCTGTCCGTTACCGCAGTAGATCCAGAGGCGGGTGTTGTTCGCGACCAGGGTCGGGAGCTGCACCATCGGGTCGTTGTACTTCCAGGCGGGATCGGTCTCGGCCGGGCCCCACATGTCGTTGGCCTTGTAGCCACCGGCGTCGCCCATCGAGATGTTGATCAGGAAGGGCCACCAGCCCTCGGACGGGTTCAGGAACCCGGACATCGAGCTGGCGTAGATGAACTGGCCGGGGTGGTGCGCAGCCAGCGTCAGCGCCGCGCTACCCGCCATGGACAGCCCGACGGCTGCACTGCCGTCGCTCCGGACGCCCTTCTCGGCGGCCAGGTAGGCGGGAAGTTCCTGGGTCAGGAAGGTCTCCCAGTTGTAGGTCAAGCAACCTGCCTTGCCGCAGGCGGGCTTGTACCAGTTGGCGTAGAAGCTGGACTGGCCACCGACCGGCATGACCATGGACATGCCCGAGTCGACGTACCACTCGAAGGCTGCGGTCTCGATGTCCCAGCCGTTGAAGTCATCGCGTGCGCGCAGGCCGTCGAGCATGTAGATGGCCGGCGAGTTCGGGCCACCGCTCTGGAACTGCACCTTGATGTCGCGGCCCATGCTCGGCGACGGCACCATCAGATACTCCACCGGCAGACCGGGGCGTGAGAACGCCCCCGCGGTCGCGCTACCGCCCGTGAGGCCGATCACCGCGGGCAGCATGACCGCCGCCATGACCGACACAAACAACCGGCGCGCCCAGCGGCCGCCAATTCTGTCAAACATCAAAGAGTTTCCCATTCAGTTCCGTTTACGGCATGAGGCCGTGCATCCTGCGGCCGGATGACCGCTTCTAGCACCGCGGCGGCGCCAATGCCCCGCGATATGCCCACTCAACCACGCCACGGGCACAGTCGAGTAGACCGTAAGCATTCAGTTGTGGTGAAGGCAGTAAAACATGTAGCCGTCGCCTCTAGAAAGTCCAGGGCCGGTGACGGCGTCGTCAGAAACGGCTTCTAGGCCGCCCGTAGAGTGCCGCCATGGCAACTTCGCGGGCTCGCTCGGACGACGGCCCGGCGGCGCGCCTCGGCATCGAAGACTGGCTGCAGGCCGGCTTCGCCATCCTCGCTGAGCAGGGCATCAAGGCTTTGAAGGTCGACTCGCTGTGCGCCCGCCTCGGGGTCACCAAGGGCAGTTTCTATTGGCACTTCACCGGGATGCCCGCCTACCGATCGGCGCTCGTCACGTCCTGGGGCGAACTTCGCGACGGGGATAGACGCGATTTCGAGGAGCTCGGCGTGTTGCCTCCCCGCGAACGTCTAACGCGGATGATGGCCTCGCTCGTCAGCCCGGCGCACTGGACGCTCGAGCGGGCCATGCGCGAGTGGGCCCGCACCGACGAGTCGGTCGCCGTGGGCGTGCGGGCGGCCGATCGCAGGGTGCTGCGGGCGGTGCGCGCGGCGTTCGTCGACTTCGGGTTCGACGACGAGGAAGCGGACGTGCGCGCCAACGCGACGTTCGCCGCGGGCATCGGCCTGCTCCATCTGTCCGGAAGCGCGCCCCGCGACGCCGCCCAGGCGGAACGCTTCCTCGACCTGATGCTCGCCCACTGACACCACGCAGGCAGCTTCCATACTAAAAAGTATGTTAGGTTTCGGCGATGGCAACCTCCATCACCGACGACTTCGTCGCACGGCTCGCCGATCGCGCGCGCGGCGCCGAGCAGATGCGGCGTCTGCCAGACGAGACACTCGACGACCTCGCGACGACCGGCTTCACCGAACTGCTGGTGCCCAAGCGCTTTGGTGGCGACCAGGCGGCGTTCCCAGAGGTGCTCGACCCCGTGCGGCGCATGGCCCACGGCTGCACGTCGAGTGCGTGGACCATCGGCTTCTACGCCCTGCACAACTGGATGCTCGCGTTGTTCGGCGAGCAGGCCCAGGAGGAGGCGTTCCGCGCGCGGCCCTTTCTGGCGCCGGCCCCGCTGGCGCCCACCGGCCGCGGCCTGCCCACCGACGGCGGCATCCGGCTGACCGGCAGATGGTCGTGGGCCACCGGCGCGATGGGCGGCAACTGGATGATCGTGGCCTGCATCTGCGGCCCCGACGACCCCGCGGCCCTCTACCCCGCTCTGGCACTGCTCCCCATCGGCGACGTGACGATCGAGGACGTCTGGCACACCGACGGCATGTGCGCGACCGGGTCCAACGACGCCGTCGTCACCGACGTCTTCGTGCCCGACCATCGGATGGTGCGGGTCGCCGACGTCTACGGCGGCACGGCTCCCGGTGCCCAGCTGCACGACAGCCCGACCTATCGGTGGCCGCTGGTGCCCGCGCTCGCCCTCCTCGCCGCCATGCCCGCACTGGGCAGTGCCGAGCGCGTCGCGCAGATGTACGCCGACCGGGTGGGGCAACGCGTACTGGCCTACGAGGGCGTGAGGCAAAAAGACAAGCCCATCGCTCAGGCTCGGCTTGCGGAGGCCAGGGTGCGACTGCGCGCACTGCACGGGCTGCTTCGGTCCACCGTCGACCAGATCGAGGCGACGGTGACCGCGGGCGAGGTCGTGGAGCGTCAGGTGCGTGGCGATGCGCGGATGGCGGCCGCGCACGTCGTGCACGAATCTCGGGCGGTCATCGCCATGCTGTTCGAGGCGTCGGGCGCCAGCGTGCACTTCCTCGACAACCCACTGCAGCGCTTCAAGCGCGACGTCGACGTCCTGTCCGGCCACGTGGTGTTCGACTACGACACCAGCCGCGAATTGGCAGGCGCCTTGACGCTCGGCATGAAGATCCCACGCACGGCGATGGTGTGAGGAAGGCTGCGATGCATGGCCGACCACCTGCGTGACCGCTTCACCGCCTTCTTCCAGAAGAACGTCGCCAACCCGGTGATGCGTCGGAATCCCCTGCAGACGCTGCTGGAGACGACGGGGCGCAAGTCCGGTCAGCCGCGGCGAACTCCGCTTGGCGGGAGCCGGGTCGGGAACGAGTTCTGGTTCGTCTCCGAGTTCGGCGACCAGTCGCAGTACGTCAAGAACATCCAGGCGAATCCCCGGGTGCGGGTGCGCCTGCGGGGACGTTGGCATTCCGGGGTGGCGCACCTCGTGCCCGACGACGACCCCCGGCGTCGGCTCCAGTCGCTCCCCTCGTTCAACAGTTTCGGCGTGCGCACATTCGGCACCAATCTCTTGACGATTCGGGTCGATCTCGACAATTGACGGGTGTTGACCCGCGGCAGAAGTAAAACTAATGTCACTTTTAGTTCACTGCGCCGAAGGAGTCGCCATGGAATCGTTCGTCCACCTCCGCAAGGGCACCACGCCCAAGCGGCTGCACGCGGATCTCGACGGGCTGAAAGACGACGAACTCGGCCGCAGTGGCTTCGTCGGTCGCACCGCGAACATGTACCGCCGCAACGACCCAACGGCGTACCGGTCGGTCGGCCCCCTGCGCCCGGTCGACGTGCTGTCGAGCGAACTGAAGCCCAGCGATGCCACCGACGCGCACGGCGGCCCGATGCTGATGTTCTCCAACGCCGACTGCCAGGTGCTGCTCTCGCGACGCAGCGAGCCGATGCCGTTCTTCGTCCGCTACGTCGACGGCGACCTGCTGTCGTTCGTGCACGAGGGCTCCGGACTGCTGGAGACCGAGTTCGGTCCGCTGCGCTACCGCGCCGGCGACTGGGTCTACATCCCGAAGGCGTGCACGTGGCGCCAGGTGCCTGACTCACCCGGGGGGCAGGAGCGCAGCGACTCGGGGGAAGGCACGAGTGCGTCCACGTGGCTCATGGTGCAGGCCACCGATGAGTTCCGGGTGCCGCCGCCGGGAACACTCGGCAGGCACTTCCCCTTCGATCCGTCCCAGACCGGGATTCCAGACCCGCAGCCCATCGACGACGGCGACGGACCCTTGGTCGACGGCGAGTACGAGGTCCGGCTCATCCATGACGGTGGCCCGACGTCGCTGTTCTACCAACACCATCCGCTCGACGTGGAGGGTTGGCGCGGCGACAACTTCGCGTTCACGTTCAACATCGCCGACTACAACGTCGTCACCTCCGACAGCGTCCACCTGCCGCCGACGGTGCACCTGTTCATGGAGGCGACCGGCGTCTACGTCATGAACTTCCTGCCCAAGCCCGCCGAGAGCAGGCCCGGCACCGAGCGCACGCCGTGGTACCACCGCAACGTCGACTTCGACGAGATCGCGTTCTTCCACAGCGGCTCGCTCTACGGC from Mycolicibacterium arabiense includes the following:
- a CDS encoding HNH endonuclease yields the protein MFDMLDFDPTTVDEAGLIDRIAQLERLKATAAAAQARMTAALDLKRRTAEADAGVPMRKRGQGLASEVGLARRESPKQGSRHLGFARALVHEMPHTLAALESGILSEWRATLLVRESACLEVEDRRTLDAEMCADPTTLVGKGDKRIEADAKAIAYRLDPHAVVDKARLAREDRCVSIRPAADTMAWVSILLPVAHGVSIYATLKRAADTTSDGRSRGQVMADTAVERITGRPADVPVPVTVDVVITDETLLGGDTEPARVPGYGPIPATVARHLISNAVGDERSRATLRRLYRHPKTGALVTMESRARLFPKALAAFIALRDDTCRTPYCNAPIRHTDHAVPDSRGGPTTGLNGNGLCEACNYAKEAPGWRVRTRDQHGCHTTDVTTPTGTTYTGKAPPLPGRNTEHVTEIDVARFRVVVRRAA
- the hisN gene encoding histidinol-phosphatase; this translates as MSTVSDDITLALRMADEADAMTMDRFGALDLQIETKPDLTPVTDADRGAEEALREVISRERPGDALLGEEFGGTAVFEGRQWVLDPIDGTKNFVRGVPVWSTLISLLEDGVPTVGVVSAPALGRRWWAGTGEGAFTSFAGRTRPISVSKVGDIESASLSYSDLVGWEGKRSRFLDLTEAVWRVRGYGDFWSYCLLAEGAVDVVAEPEVKLWDLAAIDVLVREAGGRFTNLDGAPGPHGGSAVATNGLLHDAVLARLSAS
- a CDS encoding acyl-CoA dehydrogenase family protein, with the translated sequence MTNTLPSKSGTNQRPRRAGSESGIGLQRPKRTATSIGLALVTPLVGQEFLDRYGLRDPLNRGLRYGVKTAFSALGASTRQFKRVQGGGKPPTRLKPSGADYFDLTPDDDQKMIVETVSEFAEEILRPAAHDADAAATYPQGLIAKAAELGITAINVPEDFDGIAEHRSTVTNALVAEALAYGDMGQALPILAPGGVASALTHWGSADQQATYLNEFAGESVPQACVAIAEPHALFDPTALKTTAVRTPSGYRLSGVKSLVPAAADAELFIVAAQLNGKPALFIVESASEGLTVKADPSMGIRAAALGRVELNDVAVPLHNRLGEDDASDSDYSEAIALARLGWAALAVGTSHAVLDYVVPYVKEREAFGEPIARRQAVAFMCANIAIELDGLRLITWRGAARAEQGLSFAREAALAKRIATDKGMQIGLDGVQLLGGHGFTKEHPVERWYRDLRALGVAEGVVVL
- a CDS encoding acyl-CoA dehydrogenase family protein yields the protein MAINLEMPKKLQAVIDMAHEGAAEMLRPISRKYDLAEHAYPVELDTLADLFEGITEANTISFAGTDAFRGVDGPKENVNGANMSALVNALEISWGDVALLLSVPFQGLGNAALSGVATDEQLERLGKVWAAMAITEPSFGSDSAAVSTTAKLDGDEYVINGEKIYVTAGARASHIVVWATLDKSKGRAAIKSFIVPRDHPGVSVERLEHKLGIKASDTAAIRFDNARIPKENLLGNPDIQVDKGFAGVMETFDNTRPIVAAMAVGVARASLEELRKILTEAGVEISYDKPAHAQNAAAAEFLRMEAEWESGYLLTLRSAWQADNKIPNSKEASMGKAKAARVASDVTLKTVELAGTTGYSEEMLLEKWARDSKILDIFEGTQQIQQLVVARRLLGLSSAELK
- a CDS encoding oxidoreductase, with translation MDSFNALVARQDGDRITTAIETLSHDDLPPGDVTIRVAYSSVNFKDALAVTPKGGVVRDYPIVPGIDLAGEVVDSQSPDFNVGDQVLAHGYDIGTAKHGGYAEYARLPADQVVHLGALSADDAMAIGTAGFTAALSVQALVDRGITPDDGEIVVTGATGGVGSLSIDLLASAGYTVVASTGKQDASDHLRALGASEVIPRLPEDPDAKPRPLNKTRWAGAVDCVGGATLAHVLSTVAYGGAVAASGLTGGPALNTTVMPFILRGVALLGIDSVLLPIEPRRELWQRLGDSMRPQHLDNVKHPVDVKDVVSVIDEVRAGRYSGRGVVRVAGGF
- a CDS encoding esterase family protein is translated as MFDRIGGRWARRLFVSVMAAVMLPAVIGLTGGSATAGAFSRPGLPVEYLMVPSPSMGRDIKVQFQSGGPNSPAIYMLDGLRARDDFNGWDIETAAFEWYVDSGMSMVMPVGGQSSFYANWYKPACGKAGCLTYNWETFLTQELPAYLAAEKGVRSDGSAAVGLSMAGSAALTLAAHHPGQFIYASSMSGFLNPSEGWWPFLINISMGDAGGYKANDMWGPAETDPAWKYNDPMVQLPTLVANNTRLWIYCGNGQPNELGGGNLPAKFLEGLTVRTNRTFQDNYIAAGGKNGVFNFPDAGTHAWAYWGQQLQQMKPDLQRVLVA
- a CDS encoding TetR/AcrR family transcriptional regulator, giving the protein MATSRARSDDGPAARLGIEDWLQAGFAILAEQGIKALKVDSLCARLGVTKGSFYWHFTGMPAYRSALVTSWGELRDGDRRDFEELGVLPPRERLTRMMASLVSPAHWTLERAMREWARTDESVAVGVRAADRRVLRAVRAAFVDFGFDDEEADVRANATFAAGIGLLHLSGSAPRDAAQAERFLDLMLAH
- a CDS encoding acyl-CoA dehydrogenase family protein, giving the protein MATSITDDFVARLADRARGAEQMRRLPDETLDDLATTGFTELLVPKRFGGDQAAFPEVLDPVRRMAHGCTSSAWTIGFYALHNWMLALFGEQAQEEAFRARPFLAPAPLAPTGRGLPTDGGIRLTGRWSWATGAMGGNWMIVACICGPDDPAALYPALALLPIGDVTIEDVWHTDGMCATGSNDAVVTDVFVPDHRMVRVADVYGGTAPGAQLHDSPTYRWPLVPALALLAAMPALGSAERVAQMYADRVGQRVLAYEGVRQKDKPIAQARLAEARVRLRALHGLLRSTVDQIEATVTAGEVVERQVRGDARMAAAHVVHESRAVIAMLFEASGASVHFLDNPLQRFKRDVDVLSGHVVFDYDTSRELAGALTLGMKIPRTAMV
- a CDS encoding nitroreductase/quinone reductase family protein; its protein translation is MADHLRDRFTAFFQKNVANPVMRRNPLQTLLETTGRKSGQPRRTPLGGSRVGNEFWFVSEFGDQSQYVKNIQANPRVRVRLRGRWHSGVAHLVPDDDPRRRLQSLPSFNSFGVRTFGTNLLTIRVDLDN
- a CDS encoding homogentisate 1,2-dioxygenase, which codes for MESFVHLRKGTTPKRLHADLDGLKDDELGRSGFVGRTANMYRRNDPTAYRSVGPLRPVDVLSSELKPSDATDAHGGPMLMFSNADCQVLLSRRSEPMPFFVRYVDGDLLSFVHEGSGLLETEFGPLRYRAGDWVYIPKACTWRQVPDSPGGQERSDSGEGTSASTWLMVQATDEFRVPPPGTLGRHFPFDPSQTGIPDPQPIDDGDGPLVDGEYEVRLIHDGGPTSLFYQHHPLDVEGWRGDNFAFTFNIADYNVVTSDSVHLPPTVHLFMEATGVYVMNFLPKPAESRPGTERTPWYHRNVDFDEIAFFHSGSLYGIPMPPGLISHAPQGVHHGAPEKARERARRKFGDYDRVDWSVIAVDTRRRLIPSQEILANDLGQH